One Bacillus amyloliquefaciens DSM 7 = ATCC 23350 DNA window includes the following coding sequences:
- a CDS encoding phage head closure protein, producing MPIAKTGDLNERITFNVQKSTKINGVPKMGPVEVATVWAAVWRQRLKDRINNLGEGIANKITFVVRQNLPFKITNDMTITHKGTEYKIVDIEPDTVNYEWKTIICEAIT from the coding sequence GTGCCAATAGCGAAAACAGGCGACTTAAACGAGCGAATTACGTTTAATGTTCAAAAATCAACCAAAATTAACGGGGTGCCGAAAATGGGGCCGGTTGAGGTTGCTACGGTTTGGGCCGCGGTGTGGCGGCAACGCTTAAAAGATCGAATTAATAACCTGGGGGAAGGCATTGCCAACAAAATAACATTTGTTGTTCGTCAAAATCTTCCTTTTAAAATTACAAATGATATGACGATCACCCATAAAGGAACAGAATACAAAATCGTAGACATTGAACCGGATACCGTTAATTACGAATGGAAAACCATCATTTGTGAGGCGATAACATGA
- a CDS encoding terminase large subunit, whose amino-acid sequence MTSKPLLEMSYSELTKWWADYQAEQQSWGGILVQPYPELLTTWYAERLIDGSIPASKENILAAKRHMRDLERQGTDDFPWVFDEEKGHRPIRFIEKKCKPSKGDHDQLVLQPWQHFVIGSIFGWVHKDTGIRKYREAVDFVGRKNGKTTIISGTSNYMLGFDGERGANVYVLANSQKQSSILFNESKAMIENSPYLDKRFKALRSEIRYETMKCTMQAMSAEKNNKDGENLHFAVFDEIHEYVDYALINVMKKSRGMRKQPLIIYITTAGYVLDGPLMNFFEAGKECLENLEDDLDERTFYYLAKLDKPEEADDPRMWIKANPNIGLMDFVNLVTDYKKDRKNPQELADWLTKQFNIFSDVDELSFVDVATINKNNKEIDIDLLKGRECVGGYDLSETEDFTSACLEFPLDNGEIFFLTHSWIPEARYNRDNNQQRLDEWRKKGYLTIIPEAEYVNYEVVLDWFIEKSKLYKIKKIGYDKSKALFLNAALEEHGFETEIVIQGFKTLGGPMQNFKELMLDGKVIFNNNKLFRWYLNNVRMVKDRNNNWMPTKQSKNRKIDGVAAALTAHTFVIPMIIKPKKSGKVKYYSVADLKNM is encoded by the coding sequence ATGACTTCTAAACCCTTGCTTGAAATGAGTTACTCGGAGCTTACCAAGTGGTGGGCTGATTATCAAGCGGAACAACAATCATGGGGCGGCATCCTTGTCCAGCCTTATCCTGAATTACTGACAACGTGGTACGCAGAACGGCTTATAGATGGATCAATCCCGGCATCAAAAGAAAATATCTTAGCTGCTAAACGACATATGAGAGATTTAGAGCGGCAGGGGACAGATGATTTTCCTTGGGTTTTTGATGAAGAAAAAGGACACCGGCCTATTCGCTTTATAGAAAAGAAATGTAAACCCTCTAAAGGTGATCATGATCAACTTGTATTGCAGCCGTGGCAACATTTTGTTATCGGCTCCATTTTTGGATGGGTTCATAAAGATACAGGAATTCGGAAATACCGTGAGGCCGTGGATTTTGTTGGCCGGAAGAACGGGAAAACAACGATTATCTCAGGTACTTCTAATTACATGTTGGGTTTTGACGGAGAGCGCGGGGCCAATGTTTACGTTCTGGCTAATTCACAAAAACAATCATCTATTCTGTTCAATGAATCAAAGGCCATGATTGAGAATTCCCCATATTTAGACAAACGCTTTAAGGCTTTAAGAAGTGAGATTCGTTACGAAACTATGAAATGCACAATGCAAGCCATGTCAGCGGAAAAGAATAATAAAGATGGGGAAAATCTTCATTTTGCTGTATTTGATGAAATTCACGAATATGTGGATTATGCACTAATCAATGTCATGAAAAAGTCAAGGGGTATGAGGAAGCAGCCATTAATTATTTATATCACGACTGCCGGCTACGTTTTAGATGGGCCGTTAATGAATTTCTTTGAGGCGGGAAAAGAATGCCTTGAAAACCTTGAAGATGATTTAGACGAACGGACTTTTTATTATCTGGCGAAGCTGGACAAGCCGGAAGAGGCGGACGATCCGCGGATGTGGATAAAAGCCAATCCAAACATTGGCCTTATGGACTTTGTAAACCTCGTGACAGACTACAAAAAGGATAGGAAAAACCCGCAGGAGCTGGCCGACTGGTTAACAAAGCAATTTAATATTTTCAGTGATGTGGATGAACTGTCATTTGTTGATGTTGCTACGATCAATAAAAATAACAAAGAAATTGACATTGACTTGCTGAAGGGCCGGGAATGTGTCGGCGGTTATGACTTGTCCGAAACTGAGGATTTTACCAGCGCTTGTTTAGAATTTCCGCTTGATAACGGGGAGATATTCTTTTTAACTCATTCATGGATACCAGAAGCCCGATATAACCGGGACAATAATCAACAGCGGTTAGATGAATGGAGGAAAAAAGGATATCTGACCATTATCCCGGAGGCTGAATACGTCAATTACGAGGTTGTTTTGGATTGGTTTATTGAGAAATCTAAGCTGTACAAGATAAAGAAAATTGGTTACGACAAGTCCAAAGCGTTATTTTTAAACGCAGCTCTTGAAGAACATGGGTTTGAAACGGAAATAGTAATTCAAGGCTTTAAAACGCTTGGTGGCCCAATGCAGAACTTTAAAGAACTGATGTTAGACGGGAAGGTTATTTTTAACAATAACAAGCTTTTCCGTTGGTATCTGAACAATGTAAGAATGGTCAAAGATCGCAATAATAACTGGATGCCTACGAAACAATCCAAGAATCGCAAAATAGACGGGGTGGCCGCGGCATTAACGGCCCATACGTTTGTAATTCCTATGATAATCAAGCCGAAAAAGTCCGGGAAAGTGAAATATTATTCCGTTGCCGATTTAAAAAACATGTAG
- a CDS encoding HNH endonuclease — MARQRNELDKIYNTARWKRVRKVVLIRDGYLCCECRRRGLITEANTVHHIIALRDDPSRAFDLDNLETICLECHNREHPERSGGEKKKKRNENVFKFYGNNEII, encoded by the coding sequence ATGGCAAGACAACGTAACGAATTAGACAAAATCTATAATACAGCACGCTGGAAGCGAGTAAGGAAAGTCGTTCTGATTAGGGACGGCTATTTGTGTTGTGAGTGTCGGCGTCGTGGATTGATAACGGAGGCAAATACGGTTCACCATATCATTGCACTAAGGGATGATCCAAGCCGGGCGTTTGATCTTGATAATCTTGAAACGATCTGTTTAGAGTGCCACAACAGGGAGCACCCGGAAAGAAGCGGTGGGGAGAAGAAGAAAAAACGCAACGAAAATGTTTTCAAATTCTACGGGAACAACGAAATCATTTAA
- a CDS encoding phage terminase small subunit P27 family has protein sequence MPAKSAKLTLLDGNKSRYTKAELEKRIENEEKMKMRAENIEPPSWLSATAKKEFKRLTELLLEVELINEADITHLAFYCDAYSQYISFERQIKKYGLWVDGKPNPFIMRKKDMAAQLRAYGSDLGLSPAARVKLAIKLESGEEEEEDDF, from the coding sequence ATGCCTGCAAAAAGTGCCAAACTTACATTATTAGACGGCAATAAAAGCCGCTATACGAAAGCCGAATTAGAAAAACGTATTGAAAATGAAGAGAAAATGAAAATGAGGGCCGAAAATATCGAGCCGCCTTCCTGGTTGTCTGCTACTGCTAAAAAGGAATTTAAACGGCTGACCGAGCTTCTTTTAGAAGTGGAATTGATCAATGAGGCCGATATCACACATTTAGCCTTTTATTGTGACGCGTATTCTCAATACATTTCATTTGAAAGGCAGATTAAAAAATATGGGTTGTGGGTTGATGGTAAGCCCAACCCTTTTATTATGCGTAAAAAAGATATGGCAGCGCAACTGAGGGCGTATGGTTCAGATTTAGGCTTGTCGCCGGCAGCGCGTGTAAAATTAGCAATTAAGTTAGAGAGCGGGGAAGAAGAGGAAGAAGATGACTTCTAA
- a CDS encoding HK97-gp10 family putative phage morphogenesis protein: MSVEVDMTGLDAQLRKVAYRTKSGGVKATLAGAMIVKEALKVNTPYENESDRKWKAQRQIEAKTGESHEFKHMRDDIVISKPDKLGEVTVGYGKDTAWRSHFVNDGTIHQPPQHFAEKTVAETRETVTATMQHVIDTEVAGL, from the coding sequence ATGAGTGTGGAAGTAGATATGACCGGTTTAGATGCTCAACTCCGTAAAGTGGCTTACCGGACAAAAAGCGGAGGCGTAAAAGCGACATTAGCGGGCGCTATGATCGTTAAAGAAGCTTTAAAGGTAAATACCCCTTACGAAAATGAATCTGACCGGAAATGGAAAGCACAGCGGCAAATTGAGGCTAAAACAGGGGAATCCCATGAGTTTAAACATATGCGTGACGATATCGTGATTTCAAAGCCTGACAAATTGGGCGAGGTAACGGTTGGCTATGGAAAGGATACGGCTTGGCGATCCCATTTTGTAAACGACGGCACAATTCATCAGCCGCCGCAGCATTTCGCGGAGAAAACCGTGGCAGAAACAAGGGAGACGGTAACAGCAACCATGCAGCACGTCATTGATACGGAGGTTGCCGGTTTATGA
- a CDS encoding head-tail connector protein — MAVSLSEVKAAVRIDTDADDKLLEKYIKAAADTLISAVGDKIAGFYDDNPIFDVAVMRLVDHYYKNRSATSNGVEVRDIPFGITPSIIQLKGKYLRQLQKQEGR, encoded by the coding sequence ATGGCAGTATCTCTGTCCGAGGTGAAAGCGGCGGTAAGGATCGATACTGACGCTGATGACAAATTATTGGAGAAATATATTAAGGCTGCGGCTGACACCCTTATTTCTGCTGTAGGGGATAAGATTGCTGGTTTTTACGATGATAACCCTATTTTTGACGTAGCAGTTATGAGATTGGTGGATCACTATTATAAAAACCGGTCTGCTACTTCAAACGGCGTAGAGGTGCGTGATATCCCATTTGGGATTACGCCCTCTATCATACAGTTGAAAGGCAAGTATTTACGACAATTGCAAAAACAAGAAGGAAGGTAA
- a CDS encoding type II toxin-antitoxin system HicB family antitoxin, which yields MAKYLFPAIFDAGEDGSDGYTITFPDLPGCISEGDNVDDAMSMAKDALEGFLYGMEEDGEDIPSPSAPKDIKVPATGFVVMVSAWTDIVRDEMENKAVKKTLTVPKWLAEAAEKEGVNFSQLLQFALRERLGINKRSS from the coding sequence ATGGCAAAGTATTTATTTCCGGCGATTTTTGATGCAGGAGAAGACGGAAGCGACGGCTACACAATTACTTTTCCCGATTTACCCGGCTGCATTTCAGAAGGTGATAACGTGGATGATGCTATGAGCATGGCAAAAGATGCGCTCGAAGGCTTTCTATATGGCATGGAAGAAGACGGCGAAGACATCCCTTCCCCCTCCGCTCCAAAAGATATCAAAGTGCCGGCAACCGGTTTTGTTGTTATGGTAAGCGCCTGGACAGATATTGTCCGTGATGAAATGGAAAACAAAGCGGTGAAAAAGACACTTACTGTACCTAAATGGCTGGCGGAAGCAGCAGAAAAAGAAGGTGTAAACTTTTCGCAGCTTCTTCAATTTGCATTACGTGAGCGGCTTGGCATTAACAAAAGATCATCATAA
- a CDS encoding replicative helicase loader/inhibitor: protein MIKKQTFEIMALIKQYFEHFEITQDKVDSWHELLHDADFEQVRGNLIRFCKRSKFPPKVADLLNEKNVIVDRINAIPSIEETKNYLASLSAPVEQTEEERASIEKSKAEIRKILGIGE, encoded by the coding sequence ATGATTAAAAAACAAACCTTTGAAATCATGGCGCTCATAAAACAATACTTTGAGCATTTCGAGATAACGCAGGATAAAGTTGATTCGTGGCATGAACTGTTACACGATGCTGATTTTGAACAAGTGCGTGGTAATCTCATTCGTTTTTGTAAACGGAGCAAGTTTCCGCCCAAAGTTGCTGACTTGCTGAACGAAAAAAATGTCATCGTTGATCGGATCAATGCGATCCCGTCCATAGAAGAGACAAAAAACTATCTTGCCAGTCTTTCCGCTCCCGTTGAGCAAACGGAAGAGGAACGGGCATCAATTGAAAAGTCAAAAGCGGAAATTAGAAAAATCTTAGGAATCGGTGAATGA
- a CDS encoding XtrA/YqaO family protein, with protein MRLIKLDSIIEKDKLVIDMGTHENFAVIVSNGEARMTPLPEHGETKIVTSKGKVTRVKWDEGELFN; from the coding sequence TTGAGACTAATTAAATTAGATTCTATAATAGAGAAAGATAAACTTGTAATTGACATGGGAACGCATGAAAATTTTGCAGTCATTGTTTCAAATGGTGAAGCAAGAATGACGCCGCTTCCTGAGCATGGAGAAACAAAAATTGTTACGAGTAAAGGGAAAGTTACCCGCGTTAAGTGGGATGAAGGCGAATTATTCAACTGA
- a CDS encoding type II toxin-antitoxin system HicA family toxin: MKSSRDIIKILTKDGWYLKRVVGSHHHFKHPNKPGTVTVPHPKKDFKPGTLNSILKQAGLK; the protein is encoded by the coding sequence ATGAAGTCTTCAAGAGATATCATAAAGATACTTACAAAAGATGGGTGGTACTTAAAGCGGGTTGTTGGTAGTCATCACCACTTTAAACACCCAAACAAACCGGGAACGGTAACAGTCCCACACCCAAAAAAGGACTTCAAACCCGGCACACTAAACTCTATACTTAAACAGGCGGGGCTTAAATAG
- a CDS encoding head maturation protease, ClpP-related, which translates to MKKNQAKNKYWSMKASGDSSADVFILGEVVTSGYEWDEIDTSAASFKQDLDLLGDMSVLNVHINSPGGSVFEGVAICSMLKQHKAFVNVYIDGLAASIASVIAMAGDAIFMPSNAMMMVHNPWTIAMGNANEMRKQADVLDKISESMKASYLEKAGDKLTKETLDSLMDNETWLSASEAVSYGLADEITAANQAAACVSSALFSRYRNVPHALKEPESIDAKQPKLLNKKLQILKGEFKR; encoded by the coding sequence ATGAAAAAAAATCAGGCGAAAAATAAGTATTGGAGTATGAAGGCATCCGGTGACAGCAGCGCGGATGTTTTTATTTTAGGCGAAGTGGTCACAAGCGGTTATGAATGGGATGAAATAGATACCTCAGCCGCCTCATTCAAGCAGGATTTAGACCTTTTGGGAGATATGAGTGTTTTAAATGTACACATTAATTCGCCCGGTGGCTCTGTATTTGAAGGCGTGGCCATCTGCTCCATGCTCAAACAGCATAAAGCATTCGTTAACGTATATATTGATGGGTTAGCTGCTTCAATCGCAAGTGTCATCGCAATGGCGGGTGACGCTATTTTTATGCCCTCAAACGCTATGATGATGGTTCATAATCCGTGGACAATAGCGATGGGAAACGCCAATGAAATGAGAAAGCAGGCTGATGTCCTTGACAAAATTTCTGAGTCAATGAAAGCGTCATATCTTGAAAAAGCGGGCGACAAATTGACAAAGGAAACATTAGATTCCTTGATGGATAACGAAACGTGGTTATCTGCTAGTGAAGCCGTTTCTTACGGTCTTGCGGATGAAATTACAGCAGCAAACCAAGCGGCAGCTTGCGTTTCCTCTGCATTATTTTCTCGTTATCGAAATGTGCCGCACGCACTCAAAGAACCTGAATCTATAGACGCGAAACAACCAAAATTACTGAATAAGAAATTACAGATTCTTAAAGGAGAGTTTAAACGATGA
- a CDS encoding phage portal protein, with translation MGLKEIFKRFFNRVTFQKPVTHHMSFQGDYFSSASDMNEAIFSAVSRLGNTFASLPLKLFDDNFQQPSDCAGFNLLRDGPRYFTRFDFFRDIETIRNLKGNAFVQLFRNVNGQIVDMALVKPGCCEPVLDITSGELYYAVSSVDNAPNQQTMYVHYSEMLHFKHARFGQVMGMNPIDLLKNTIDYDHEVRKISMNQLNGTNEGLIVRFDGSLDEDQKEAHIKAIAGFYRDNGGLLVEESGITITRVERQVVDPKLIDIDKVTRSRVAMVYNVPEHFLGDNTSSFSSLEQLNLEFVTNNLMPTLKQYEEELNKKILTPDQKRRGYKFTFIVNSLLRGDTETRQKYYQTAVRNSWMRPNEVRLEEGQPPDPDENANKLWISGDLYPIETPVSERKGGESKNEKKSGEK, from the coding sequence TTGGGATTAAAGGAGATTTTTAAACGTTTTTTTAACCGGGTTACGTTTCAAAAACCGGTTACGCATCACATGAGTTTCCAAGGTGACTATTTTAGCAGCGCTTCAGATATGAACGAAGCGATATTCAGTGCAGTGAGCCGATTGGGAAATACGTTTGCTAGTCTGCCGTTAAAATTATTTGATGACAATTTTCAGCAGCCGTCTGATTGTGCCGGCTTTAATTTGCTGAGGGATGGGCCGCGATACTTTACCCGATTCGATTTTTTTAGAGACATTGAAACAATCCGGAATTTAAAGGGGAATGCTTTTGTTCAGTTATTCCGCAATGTGAACGGGCAAATTGTTGATATGGCCCTTGTAAAGCCGGGATGTTGTGAGCCAGTGCTTGATATAACGTCTGGTGAGTTGTATTACGCCGTTTCCTCCGTTGATAATGCACCGAATCAACAAACAATGTATGTCCATTATAGTGAAATGCTCCATTTTAAACATGCGCGGTTCGGTCAAGTTATGGGGATGAACCCAATTGACTTGTTAAAGAACACGATTGACTATGATCACGAAGTAAGAAAAATATCTATGAATCAATTAAACGGCACAAATGAGGGGCTTATTGTAAGGTTTGATGGAAGCTTAGATGAAGACCAAAAGGAAGCACATATCAAAGCAATAGCGGGATTTTATCGAGATAATGGCGGTTTGCTGGTCGAGGAAAGCGGGATCACAATTACACGGGTTGAGCGTCAAGTTGTAGACCCGAAATTGATTGATATTGATAAAGTGACAAGATCCCGTGTTGCTATGGTGTACAACGTGCCTGAGCACTTCTTAGGTGATAATACATCCAGCTTTTCATCATTAGAGCAGCTTAATTTAGAATTTGTAACAAACAATCTGATGCCTACCCTCAAACAATATGAAGAAGAGCTGAACAAAAAGATTTTGACACCGGATCAAAAGCGAAGAGGCTATAAGTTTACTTTTATTGTCAACTCACTGCTGCGCGGTGATACAGAGACCCGACAAAAATACTATCAAACGGCAGTGAGAAATTCGTGGATGCGCCCCAATGAGGTGAGATTAGAGGAAGGGCAGCCACCCGATCCTGATGAAAACGCTAATAAATTATGGATTAGCGGCGACCTGTACCCAATCGAAACGCCGGTTTCTGAACGTAAAGGGGGTGAAAGCAAAAATGAAAAAAAATCAGGCGAAAAATAA
- a CDS encoding sigma-70 family RNA polymerase sigma factor, whose translation MQDLIIEYKSALKDVKKMYRQLSAVADSLLTAEQKNDKKIIGGMINDLEYTIEWLQNGRQPGARRGADRRDVYKRTILADPRLIDALPEEYAIVQEAEGEVSEWDKERIADALSVLTEREKDIFIMHAVQNMSYEEIAALLNIKKGTVQKNIERSRLKMKNRANDSLFCLA comes from the coding sequence ATGCAAGATTTAATCATTGAATATAAAAGCGCATTGAAAGATGTTAAAAAGATGTACCGGCAGTTATCGGCGGTTGCTGACAGTCTCTTAACCGCTGAACAAAAAAATGATAAAAAGATAATTGGGGGCATGATAAACGACCTTGAATATACAATCGAATGGCTGCAGAATGGGAGACAACCCGGCGCCCGCCGTGGTGCTGATCGTAGGGATGTGTATAAAAGAACAATTCTGGCTGATCCGCGTTTAATTGATGCGCTGCCGGAAGAATACGCAATCGTTCAAGAAGCTGAAGGAGAAGTAAGTGAATGGGATAAGGAAAGAATCGCTGATGCCCTTTCCGTCCTCACAGAAAGAGAAAAAGACATATTCATCATGCACGCTGTGCAAAATATGTCTTATGAAGAAATTGCCGCTTTACTCAATATAAAAAAAGGAACCGTCCAAAAGAATATTGAACGATCCCGCTTAAAAATGAAAAATAGAGCAAATGACAGCCTTTTTTGTTTAGCTTAA
- the dnaB gene encoding replicative DNA helicase: MNATAFLYNTDAEQTFLGALLLNPDLLKDCRTKPLHLSQVKHKNLLSAMLELDTKGIPIDLVSITEYIGRDNLGSIGGHQYLAALASSVPTTANIGFYEKIIFEHWQRREMGKIAEEIKQNSSNDDPSAVIQSTISDLMRLEDATGDEEDGAIQSDLLEIYEELAEPKGEITGMRSGFTELDRMTSGFQKQELVIIAARPSVGKTAFCLNVAQNFMSSPLNQYKGGAVGIFSLEMSRKQLLKRMASSLGNINAHAMRTGNLTANDWNKLSQANGVLGSADLRIFDRPGVTVNEIWSKVRKMKREFAGKDILIIIDYLQLISGSAKHRGNRTQEISEISRMLKHMARELDICVIALSQLSRGVEQRQDKRPMMSDIRESGQIEQDADVIGFLYRDDYYDKESESKNIIEIIIGKQRNGPVGTVSLAFIKEYGLFVNLERRFDD; the protein is encoded by the coding sequence ATGAACGCAACTGCTTTTCTATACAACACAGACGCGGAGCAAACTTTTTTAGGGGCGCTCCTTCTTAATCCTGATTTATTAAAAGACTGCCGCACAAAGCCGTTGCACTTATCCCAAGTTAAGCATAAAAACCTTTTATCTGCGATGTTAGAGCTGGACACAAAAGGGATTCCAATAGACTTGGTTTCAATTACGGAATATATCGGCCGGGACAACCTGGGGAGCATCGGGGGTCATCAGTATTTGGCGGCCTTGGCTTCCTCTGTTCCGACTACTGCAAATATCGGATTCTATGAAAAAATCATTTTTGAGCATTGGCAAAGGCGAGAAATGGGAAAAATAGCGGAAGAAATTAAGCAGAATTCATCAAATGACGATCCTTCCGCTGTCATTCAATCTACTATATCCGATTTAATGCGCTTAGAAGACGCCACAGGCGACGAAGAGGACGGGGCAATACAAAGTGACCTGTTAGAGATTTACGAGGAACTGGCGGAGCCTAAAGGGGAAATTACGGGCATGCGGAGCGGCTTTACGGAGTTAGATCGAATGACGTCAGGTTTTCAAAAACAAGAATTAGTGATTATTGCCGCTCGTCCGTCTGTAGGGAAAACCGCTTTTTGTCTCAACGTGGCTCAAAACTTTATGTCAAGCCCGCTTAATCAGTATAAAGGCGGGGCAGTGGGGATTTTCTCCCTTGAAATGTCACGAAAGCAACTTTTAAAAAGAATGGCGTCAAGCCTTGGAAATATTAACGCTCATGCAATGCGAACCGGCAATTTAACGGCGAATGACTGGAACAAACTTTCACAAGCAAACGGGGTTCTTGGCTCCGCTGATCTCAGGATTTTTGACCGCCCAGGCGTTACAGTTAACGAAATATGGTCAAAGGTCAGAAAAATGAAACGTGAATTTGCCGGTAAAGATATCTTGATCATTATTGATTATCTGCAGCTTATTTCAGGATCAGCCAAACACAGGGGCAACAGAACGCAAGAAATAAGCGAGATCAGCCGCATGTTAAAACACATGGCCCGCGAGTTGGATATTTGTGTTATTGCTCTCAGTCAGCTTTCACGGGGTGTTGAACAGCGGCAGGATAAACGACCGATGATGTCAGACATAAGAGAATCGGGACAAATTGAACAGGACGCGGATGTCATTGGGTTTCTTTATCGGGATGATTATTACGACAAAGAAAGCGAAAGCAAAAATATTATTGAGATCATTATAGGCAAGCAGCGAAACGGCCCGGTTGGAACTGTTTCACTGGCGTTCATCAAAGAATACGGGCTTTTTGTCAACCTGGAGCGGCGTTTTGACGATTAG
- a CDS encoding phage major capsid protein, translating into MTYEDLKNTWINAGQRVSDAQHNLQLALVDDEVTAEEVEGLKAKLQAAQAKRDIAKEQMEEAEKAAIKQAKQAPYIPSTAADVKDQFIKDFKDLLSGRPSAAVTTKLDENGEGIGLTIPQDIQTAVNKLKRQFDALEQYVNVVPVTSLSGSRNIEKLSDVTPFKNIDNESDEINENDDPSASILRYLIQRYAGISTITNTLLKESAEQIIAWITDWLAKKSTATRNAKIIQVLNGLPDAQKKTVANVDDIKDVMNVKLDPAIKLTSSFITNQSGFNVLDKVKGAFGRYLLQPNPQNPTELMLLDKPIKVISDKYLPNGGTDKAPIYPLFAGDLKEAVVLFDREQLSIMMTNIGAGAFEKDQTKIRAIDRFDVKLWDEEAVVFASFKGIADETPAASATTAG; encoded by the coding sequence ATGACATATGAAGACCTAAAAAATACTTGGATTAATGCGGGGCAGCGGGTTTCTGATGCACAACACAATTTACAGCTTGCACTTGTTGACGATGAAGTAACCGCGGAGGAAGTCGAGGGCTTAAAGGCAAAGCTACAAGCAGCTCAGGCGAAACGAGACATTGCAAAAGAACAGATGGAAGAAGCCGAAAAAGCAGCTATTAAACAAGCGAAACAGGCCCCGTATATCCCTTCTACGGCAGCGGATGTAAAAGATCAATTTATAAAAGATTTTAAAGACCTATTGAGCGGCAGACCGAGCGCGGCCGTGACTACCAAACTGGATGAAAACGGGGAAGGGATTGGCTTGACGATCCCGCAAGATATCCAAACTGCGGTCAACAAACTAAAACGTCAGTTTGATGCCCTGGAACAATACGTTAATGTGGTGCCGGTAACGTCCCTTTCAGGAAGCCGAAATATTGAAAAATTAAGCGATGTAACACCGTTTAAAAATATCGACAATGAAAGCGATGAAATAAACGAGAATGACGATCCATCTGCAAGCATTCTGAGATACTTAATTCAGCGGTATGCGGGCATTTCAACCATTACTAACACACTATTAAAAGAGTCGGCGGAACAAATTATCGCGTGGATTACTGATTGGTTGGCGAAAAAATCAACAGCAACGCGGAATGCGAAAATTATCCAAGTATTAAACGGCCTGCCTGATGCACAGAAAAAGACCGTTGCAAATGTGGATGATATCAAAGACGTTATGAATGTGAAACTCGATCCAGCTATCAAACTGACTTCATCTTTTATTACAAATCAAAGCGGCTTTAATGTTTTGGACAAGGTTAAAGGTGCATTCGGCCGTTATTTGCTACAGCCGAACCCGCAGAACCCAACAGAATTAATGTTATTGGATAAGCCAATCAAGGTTATTTCAGACAAATATTTACCAAACGGCGGAACAGATAAAGCGCCTATTTACCCTCTATTTGCTGGTGATTTAAAAGAGGCTGTGGTTTTATTTGACCGGGAACAGCTTTCTATCATGATGACAAATATCGGCGCCGGCGCTTTTGAAAAAGATCAAACCAAAATCCGCGCTATTGACCGGTTTGACGTGAAATTGTGGGATGAGGAAGCGGTTGTTTTTGCGAGCTTTAAAGGTATTGCCGATGAAACGCCAGCAGCATCCGCAACAACAGCAGGGTAA